In Thermococcus stetteri, the following proteins share a genomic window:
- a CDS encoding flagellar protein G gives MAAGGPASELIMFIVAVLVAGSVAGALAYVTTDIAHGMNDRGAMLADQLRTDFAIINDPNNIPQDSNGNYMFYIKNIGKTKIPFNSDAVQVFIDGQIVTDATFTDVNGNTITALDPYDVSVIHINPANTPLGNSGYHKILIVLENGKKRSLIFKI, from the coding sequence ATGGCGGCAGGAGGTCCAGCAAGCGAGCTGATAATGTTCATCGTGGCAGTACTGGTTGCGGGAAGCGTGGCAGGAGCACTAGCCTACGTCACCACTGACATTGCTCACGGTATGAACGACAGGGGAGCCATGCTTGCCGACCAGCTCAGGACGGACTTTGCAATAATCAACGATCCCAATAACATTCCTCAGGATAGCAATGGAAATTACATGTTTTACATCAAAAACATTGGCAAAACAAAGATACCATTCAACTCGGATGCCGTACAAGTGTTTATAGATGGGCAAATAGTAACGGATGCCACGTTTACAGATGTAAACGGTAATACAATTACAGCCCTTGATCCCTATGATGTTAGCGTGATTCATATTAACCCCGCGAACACGCCCCTGGGAAATTCGGGGTATCACAAAATACTCATCGTGCTTGAGAACGGAAAGAAGAGGTCATTGATCTTCAAGATTTGA
- a CDS encoding ATPase domain-containing protein, translating into MVEELLKIELKGDELHRRLGGGIPAGTIMLVEGDRGSGKSIFVQRLLYGFLMNGYTASYISSQYTTVEYIKQMESLGYNIIPFLIRKKLVFVSLYPLLSGVSEKRKFLSRLFGEPRLWEPNVMIIDAFSSLLSREQDPDAVRDFLLYVKKMASLDKVIILTANTEEIDRDSLFVLEEAATMLIRLNVKVFGGDLKNSATIVKYNNAKGVFQKIIPFRVEPKVGLIVEIAAVV; encoded by the coding sequence TTGGTCGAGGAGCTCCTCAAGATAGAACTCAAAGGCGATGAGTTGCACAGGCGCCTTGGCGGTGGAATCCCCGCCGGGACAATAATGCTAGTTGAAGGTGACAGGGGTAGTGGTAAATCTATATTCGTCCAGAGGCTCCTCTACGGCTTCCTAATGAATGGCTACACCGCCAGTTACATCTCAAGTCAGTACACTACCGTTGAGTACATTAAGCAAATGGAATCCCTAGGCTATAACATAATCCCTTTTCTAATCAGAAAAAAGCTGGTTTTTGTGTCCCTCTACCCTCTCCTCTCCGGTGTGAGTGAGAAGAGAAAGTTTCTGAGCAGGCTTTTCGGCGAGCCAAGGTTGTGGGAGCCTAACGTCATGATCATCGATGCGTTCTCATCCCTCCTCTCCCGAGAACAGGACCCCGATGCCGTGAGGGATTTTCTCCTCTACGTAAAGAAGATGGCCTCCCTGGACAAGGTGATCATCCTCACCGCTAACACAGAGGAGATAGATAGGGACTCTCTCTTCGTCCTCGAGGAAGCCGCAACCATGCTGATCCGCCTCAACGTTAAGGTCTTTGGTGGTGACCTGAAGAACTCCGCGACTATTGTGAAGTACAACAACGCCAAGGGAGTCTTTCAAAAGATAATTCCCTTCCGCGTCGAGCCGAAGGTCGGCCTCATAGTAGAAATAGCGGCGGTGGTGTGA
- a CDS encoding type II/IV secretion system ATPase subunit, with amino-acid sequence MAQTVISDTLEDAMARNPHLRKYIEQFRKKYGRMPEFHAQLSRDMKDIPYPNILYPVGDPIFVHIYTDPTTAEKRYIVVEPRIESVEEEEKYKLIKDKILELAPTREIPEDQEEFERFLDALFDEAVLSLAKGRRSKFTITKDEMEKFRYLIKRDIIGIGPLEPLARDPYIEDIHIIGAHNVSLVHKIFEMMQTNIDFGDDVKLADYFKNMAERIGRPVSDRNPIVDGALPDGSRINIIYSPDISIKGPSATIRKFSATPISITQLIAWGTLSAEVAAYLWIALEYGMSVFVCGETASGKTTLLNAIIPFIKPGSKIYSAEDTPEVQVPHPVWQRLITRERGPEESRVTLFDLLKAALRSRPNYIIVGEIRGAEGAIAFQAMQTGHPVMSTFHAGDIKKMIQRFTGHPINVPITFIDNLNIAVFQQAVYLKGKFLRRTVSVVEIEGYYEELGGVATRNVFEWDPVSDRHIFRGFNNSYILERKIAEIAGYEDPKDIYNELFLRARILQRMVELGITNYWDVYREIKAFYMKGIEGLSFRI; translated from the coding sequence ATGGCGCAGACGGTTATCAGTGACACCCTCGAGGACGCAATGGCGAGGAACCCGCACCTGAGAAAGTACATCGAACAGTTTAGGAAAAAGTACGGGCGAATGCCAGAGTTTCACGCACAGCTCAGCAGGGACATGAAGGACATACCCTATCCCAACATACTCTACCCAGTTGGTGACCCAATATTCGTCCACATCTACACTGATCCCACCACCGCCGAGAAGCGCTACATTGTCGTAGAGCCGAGGATAGAGAGCGTTGAGGAGGAAGAGAAGTACAAACTCATCAAGGACAAGATACTGGAACTTGCGCCAACGAGGGAGATTCCCGAGGATCAGGAGGAGTTTGAGAGATTCCTTGATGCCCTATTTGACGAGGCCGTCCTAAGCCTAGCCAAGGGGAGGAGGTCAAAGTTCACCATAACCAAGGATGAGATGGAAAAGTTCCGCTACCTCATAAAGAGAGACATCATTGGCATAGGCCCACTGGAGCCGCTGGCTAGGGATCCGTACATTGAGGATATCCACATCATAGGTGCCCACAACGTTTCCCTCGTCCACAAGATATTCGAGATGATGCAGACAAACATAGACTTCGGCGATGACGTCAAGCTGGCTGACTACTTCAAGAACATGGCCGAGCGCATAGGAAGGCCTGTCAGTGACCGCAATCCAATAGTCGATGGTGCCCTCCCCGACGGCTCCCGTATCAACATAATCTACTCCCCGGACATCTCCATCAAGGGTCCGAGTGCAACCATCCGTAAATTCTCCGCAACTCCGATAAGCATCACCCAGCTCATAGCGTGGGGCACCCTGAGTGCGGAGGTTGCCGCCTACCTGTGGATAGCCCTTGAGTACGGTATGAGTGTCTTCGTCTGTGGTGAGACGGCCTCGGGTAAGACAACACTCCTGAACGCGATAATTCCCTTTATCAAGCCCGGATCAAAGATATATTCTGCAGAGGACACCCCTGAGGTTCAGGTCCCCCACCCCGTCTGGCAGAGGCTCATAACAAGGGAGCGCGGTCCTGAGGAGAGCAGGGTCACGCTCTTCGACCTCCTGAAGGCAGCCCTGCGTTCGAGGCCGAACTACATCATCGTCGGTGAGATCCGTGGTGCCGAGGGTGCCATAGCATTCCAGGCAATGCAGACCGGCCACCCGGTTATGTCCACATTCCACGCCGGCGACATAAAGAAGATGATCCAGCGTTTCACCGGCCATCCAATCAACGTGCCGATAACATTCATTGACAACCTGAACATAGCAGTCTTCCAGCAGGCTGTCTACCTCAAAGGGAAGTTCCTCAGGAGGACTGTCAGCGTCGTTGAGATCGAGGGCTACTACGAGGAGCTTGGCGGTGTAGCGACTAGGAACGTCTTTGAGTGGGATCCCGTCTCAGACAGGCACATATTCCGTGGATTCAACAACTCATACATTCTGGAGAGGAAGATAGCGGAAATAGCGGGTTATGAGGATCCAAAGGACATTTACAACGAGCTGTTCCTGCGGGCAAGGATACTCCAGAGAATGGTCGAGCTCGGAATAACGAACTACTGGGACGTCTACCGCGAGATCAAGGCCTTCTACATGAAGGGCATTGAGGGTCTCAGCTTCAGGATTTGA
- the flaJ gene encoding archaellar assembly protein FlaJ — MPEEKASIFTKADLNMESYIKGILLPYLGISAVLFVVIGFIMRILPVARSLQILMFLIPLVLVVYAAAYPYIVADSKKISINSKMPYFITYFAVLSTSEMGRSELIAILAKDPKLGAIASELKKVHTIVNKLHLSMPEAFRFLARRTPSQIFADFLDRLAYSLDSGVELKDYLFQEQKTVMDDYETFYEGALYDLDVFKEIYESIIISVVFIASFIIIGPIITGMDIGKMGLYALLMIIAAEVGVLLVVKFRMPEDPIWADSKGIKDPKRERIKRSAIYSGLGTVILTLAYFLFIRQRFSIPEPFVVAMVLTPFYYLGRVVDKEEKRIFRKDENFPAFIRSLSSSLAASGASLVLVLKYLSAHDFGSLTDDIKALYRRLAIRVDRDRAWDFFIAGTGSWLIGIFSEIFRESLHMGAEPDYVGLVISRNFERIVRLRRKRQQSIASFIGIIYGLTAAFAFALAASFQVAVSINDMFSHMDIGVASNYIGDIIHVIPPTGMTFLMYIMLTMMILHSLLSSLVIKLADGGHILGSARYFVILSWIFAVGMYLGQTLMAKMMGTNAEMAESISYLLHLVYPG; from the coding sequence ATGCCGGAAGAGAAAGCCAGTATCTTCACCAAGGCCGATCTAAACATGGAATCGTACATCAAGGGTATCCTTCTGCCATATCTTGGAATCTCGGCAGTCCTCTTCGTAGTCATAGGTTTCATAATGAGGATTCTCCCAGTTGCCAGAAGCCTCCAGATTCTCATGTTTTTAATCCCCCTAGTCCTTGTGGTCTACGCTGCTGCCTATCCATACATAGTGGCTGACTCCAAGAAGATTTCAATAAACTCAAAGATGCCGTACTTCATCACTTACTTTGCAGTCCTCTCAACGAGTGAAATGGGTAGAAGCGAGCTCATAGCCATACTCGCCAAGGATCCAAAGCTGGGGGCAATAGCGAGTGAGCTGAAAAAAGTTCACACGATAGTGAACAAACTTCACCTCTCGATGCCGGAAGCCTTTCGCTTTCTCGCTAGAAGAACGCCGAGCCAGATATTCGCGGACTTCCTCGATAGGCTGGCCTATTCCCTCGACAGTGGTGTTGAGTTAAAGGACTACCTCTTCCAGGAGCAGAAAACTGTTATGGACGACTACGAGACCTTCTACGAGGGAGCACTCTACGACCTAGACGTTTTCAAGGAGATATACGAGTCCATCATTATCTCCGTCGTCTTCATAGCCTCGTTTATTATCATCGGTCCGATCATAACGGGTATGGACATAGGCAAGATGGGTCTCTACGCACTCCTCATGATCATAGCAGCGGAAGTCGGCGTTCTACTCGTCGTTAAGTTCAGAATGCCCGAGGACCCGATCTGGGCGGACAGTAAGGGAATAAAAGACCCCAAGCGGGAGCGCATTAAAAGGTCAGCCATATATTCGGGCCTCGGAACCGTTATACTGACGCTCGCTTACTTCCTCTTCATCAGGCAGAGGTTCAGCATCCCCGAGCCGTTCGTGGTTGCAATGGTTCTCACACCGTTCTACTACCTTGGGAGGGTCGTGGATAAGGAAGAAAAGCGCATCTTCAGGAAGGATGAGAACTTTCCAGCCTTCATCAGGAGTCTAAGTTCCTCACTTGCCGCCAGTGGTGCTTCCCTTGTTCTCGTCCTCAAGTACCTCAGTGCCCACGACTTTGGATCCCTCACTGATGACATTAAGGCCCTCTACAGGAGACTCGCCATTAGGGTTGACAGGGATAGGGCGTGGGACTTCTTCATTGCGGGAACTGGAAGCTGGCTGATCGGGATCTTCTCTGAGATATTCAGGGAGAGCTTGCATATGGGTGCCGAGCCGGACTACGTGGGTCTGGTAATAAGTAGGAACTTTGAGAGAATCGTCAGGCTCAGGAGAAAGAGGCAGCAGAGCATAGCTAGCTTCATAGGTATAATCTACGGCCTAACGGCGGCTTTTGCTTTTGCACTCGCCGCCTCCTTCCAGGTAGCCGTCTCGATAAACGACATGTTCTCACACATGGATATTGGAGTGGCCTCAAACTATATCGGGGACATAATACACGTAATACCCCCAACGGGAATGACGTTTCTAATGTATATCATGCTGACCATGATGATCCTCCACTCGTTGCTATCATCGCTGGTCATCAAGCTGGCCGATGGCGGTCACATACTCGGCTCTGCCAGGTACTTTGTTATCCTCTCATGGATATTCGCCGTTGGAATGTACCTCGGTCAGACGTTGATGGCAAAGATGATGGGGACAAACGCAGAGATGGCAGAAAGTATAAGTTACCTGCTTCACCTAGTTTATCCTGGGTGA
- a CDS encoding protein-L-isoaspartate(D-aspartate) O-methyltransferase has protein sequence MDLDTLWKRTVENLVREGIIKSDAVKRAFLKYPRYLFVEDRYKKYAHIDEPLPIPAGQTISAPHMVAIMLELADLKPGMNVLEIGTGSGWNAALIAELVRNDVYTVERIPELVEFARKNLKRAGVNNVHVILGDGTKGFPPKAPYDRIVVTAGAPDIPKPLIEQLKPGGKLIIPVGSYHLWQDLLEVIKLQDGSIKVKNHGGVAFVPLIGEYGWGE, from the coding sequence ATGGATTTAGATACCCTCTGGAAACGAACCGTTGAGAATCTGGTCAGGGAAGGAATAATAAAGAGTGATGCCGTTAAGAGGGCGTTTCTTAAGTATCCTCGCTACCTCTTCGTTGAAGACCGCTACAAGAAATACGCCCACATTGATGAGCCTCTTCCAATCCCAGCCGGTCAGACTATCTCCGCTCCTCATATGGTGGCTATTATGTTGGAGCTTGCCGATCTAAAGCCCGGTATGAACGTCCTCGAGATTGGGACTGGGAGCGGATGGAACGCGGCTTTGATAGCCGAACTCGTAAGAAATGATGTTTACACAGTTGAGAGAATCCCTGAACTAGTTGAGTTCGCGAGGAAAAACCTGAAACGGGCCGGCGTTAATAACGTTCACGTAATCCTCGGCGATGGCACCAAGGGCTTCCCTCCAAAGGCTCCCTATGACAGGATTGTAGTGACCGCAGGTGCCCCCGATATTCCGAAACCCCTAATTGAACAGCTAAAGCCCGGAGGAAAGCTGATAATCCCCGTGGGAAGTTACCACCTATGGCAGGATCTCCTTGAGGTAATCAAACTTCAAGACGGCTCTATCAAGGTTAAAAACCACGGTGGCGTCGCGTTTGTGCCCCTAATAGGGGAGTACGGATGGGGGGAGTAG
- a CDS encoding HAD-IB family phosphatase produces MVKLIAFDLEGTLVKSVSGWVELHKKFGTWEKGKEYAEAFFNGEIDYATWARLDASLWRGHRKEEILEWANSVEYMDGAKELIKFLKDNGFKIAILSSGLMCLAKRVGKELGVDYIYANELVFDEDGRITGDVNPIVDFQGKGTILRKLKEELKPELTVAVGDGYNDISMFMEADVAIAINPHEGVEGDHNVESLYEVREIIEELIRGQ; encoded by the coding sequence ATGGTTAAGCTCATAGCTTTTGACCTCGAGGGAACGCTCGTTAAGTCGGTGTCCGGCTGGGTCGAACTCCACAAAAAGTTTGGAACGTGGGAGAAAGGAAAAGAGTACGCCGAGGCGTTTTTCAACGGGGAGATAGACTACGCCACGTGGGCGAGGCTCGACGCTTCCCTCTGGAGGGGGCACAGAAAAGAGGAAATACTGGAGTGGGCGAACTCCGTCGAGTACATGGACGGCGCAAAGGAGCTCATTAAGTTCCTCAAGGATAACGGCTTCAAGATAGCCATCCTCAGCAGTGGGCTTATGTGTCTCGCTAAGAGAGTGGGAAAAGAGCTTGGTGTGGACTACATCTACGCCAACGAGCTCGTCTTTGACGAAGATGGCAGGATAACCGGTGATGTGAACCCCATCGTTGATTTCCAGGGCAAGGGCACCATACTCAGAAAGCTCAAGGAGGAGTTGAAGCCAGAGCTGACTGTGGCAGTTGGAGACGGCTATAACGACATCAGCATGTTCATGGAGGCCGACGTGGCCATAGCGATAAACCCCCATGAGGGGGTTGAGGGCGACCACAACGTCGAGAGCCTCTACGAGGTCAGGGAGATAATCGAAGAGCTGATACGGGGTCAGTGA
- a CDS encoding A24 family peptidase C-terminal domain-containing protein, whose protein sequence is MNIDVFPLIFGSVMGLVTSYTDLKTGFIFDNHVSLSLVLLGKLLGWEEKDIKLDIPSWLEKLPIPAVEVGILYYLYKGLSTGDLLVALSGFLAFFVGLMLGLVLFYMGAWASGDALILAGFSALLPYPPKMATVVAPYYSRLPLYPVAILFNSLLAVFPFIIVYTLAVVVVRKKTGALKEIFVEKSLITVKLSVLLLASLGFKLLVETLTGYRMGPAIGWLFAVVIIVLLGKFEKVGIPVSLAVLGYLIYINPIPTLLAFFRLLVVLYSFKVFLALVKFLRVEVLMEEVPVEELREWDILGETIYELEGQLVRDRTSFWDKIKDALLKGDTGFLKKQEGRIIASPTAEGLTKEQSEELKKLVEEGKLENRFLRKKAMPFAPAIFLGFLISYFWGDIFWWLELKVLGL, encoded by the coding sequence GTGAACATAGACGTGTTCCCCCTAATTTTTGGATCAGTTATGGGATTAGTGACTTCTTATACGGATTTGAAGACTGGGTTCATCTTTGACAACCATGTCTCGCTCTCTCTTGTGCTCTTAGGGAAACTCCTGGGATGGGAAGAGAAGGACATCAAGCTGGACATTCCCTCTTGGCTCGAAAAGTTGCCCATCCCTGCCGTAGAGGTTGGCATCCTTTACTATTTGTATAAGGGGCTGAGCACGGGGGATCTTCTTGTTGCTCTGTCCGGTTTCCTAGCGTTTTTTGTGGGGTTAATGTTGGGGTTAGTTCTGTTCTATATGGGTGCATGGGCCAGTGGAGATGCCCTTATTCTGGCGGGGTTTTCGGCGTTGCTCCCTTATCCGCCAAAGATGGCCACAGTAGTGGCTCCCTATTATTCCAGACTCCCTCTATACCCAGTTGCTATACTCTTCAACAGCCTCCTTGCGGTGTTCCCGTTTATCATAGTTTACACCCTAGCAGTGGTTGTTGTGAGGAAAAAAACTGGTGCACTAAAAGAGATATTCGTCGAGAAGAGTTTGATCACTGTAAAGCTATCGGTACTGCTCCTGGCTAGTCTAGGCTTTAAGCTACTCGTGGAAACCCTCACTGGATATCGTATGGGACCAGCCATCGGCTGGCTATTCGCTGTAGTGATCATAGTTCTCCTCGGAAAATTTGAGAAGGTTGGCATTCCTGTGAGTCTTGCAGTCTTGGGATACCTTATATATATCAACCCAATTCCAACACTTCTTGCATTCTTCAGACTGCTCGTTGTCCTATACAGTTTCAAAGTGTTCCTTGCACTCGTGAAGTTTCTCAGGGTGGAAGTGCTCATGGAAGAGGTGCCCGTAGAGGAGCTTCGGGAGTGGGACATCCTTGGTGAGACTATCTATGAGCTGGAGGGTCAATTAGTGAGGGACAGGACGTCTTTCTGGGACAAGATTAAAGATGCCCTCCTGAAAGGGGACACTGGTTTTCTCAAAAAGCAAGAGGGGAGGATAATAGCCTCTCCCACTGCGGAGGGCCTTACTAAGGAACAGAGTGAAGAGCTGAAAAAACTCGTTGAAGAGGGAAAGCTCGAGAACAGGTTCCTGAGAAAGAAGGCGATGCCCTTTGCACCTGCCATATTCCTGGGCTTCCTCATAAGCTACTTTTGGGGGGATATCTTCTGGTGGTTGGAGCTAAAGGTACTGGGCCTTTAA
- a CDS encoding class III signal peptide-containing protein: MIRRAQGALEYLLMVAVVLILVAIVIQVVLPALKETKTNLDNYATHVRRKILENL; the protein is encoded by the coding sequence ATGATCCGCAGAGCACAGGGAGCCCTCGAGTACCTACTTATGGTCGCTGTGGTTTTAATCCTCGTTGCAATAGTCATACAAGTAGTGCTACCCGCACTCAAGGAGACCAAGACAAACTTGGACAACTACGCAACTCATGTTAGGCGGAAGATTCTGGAAAACCTCTGA
- a CDS encoding ASCH domain-containing protein, with product MKVYRLFVKDEYLEFIRSGEKRIEVRVAYPQFRNLKPGDKIIFNDSIPAVVTGVKRYETFRQALREEPIKKIFPDEPSFERAVKRFHNLYPKWKENRYGVIAIKFKLLGEGR from the coding sequence ATGAAGGTCTACAGACTTTTTGTTAAGGATGAATACCTCGAGTTCATACGCTCGGGCGAGAAGAGAATTGAAGTTAGAGTAGCGTACCCGCAGTTTAGGAACCTCAAACCCGGTGACAAGATAATCTTCAATGACTCGATCCCTGCGGTCGTAACCGGAGTAAAAAGATACGAGACTTTCAGACAAGCACTCAGAGAGGAGCCAATAAAGAAAATCTTCCCCGACGAACCGAGCTTCGAACGAGCCGTAAAGAGGTTCCACAATCTCTACCCTAAATGGAAGGAGAACCGCTATGGTGTAATCGCCATTAAATTCAAGCTCCTCGGTGAGGGGAGATGA
- a CDS encoding ASCH domain-containing protein produces MKHLEFDGKYAEDILRGKKRATVRLGRRPNLKEGDTVLIHAGGYALGKAVIERVESKTVGELTDEDAFLDGFSSREELIKALKGHYKYVNDESPAHVIVFRLVEKFDKPVMSSDYAYEGNLPVEIAEKALKYLDLPEEDKKLIELFLKTGSLRKAAYRLGGLNKRYLIREALRRAYEELKKRGIMGPKL; encoded by the coding sequence ATGAAGCACCTCGAATTCGATGGGAAGTATGCGGAAGACATACTCCGGGGGAAGAAACGGGCAACTGTCAGGCTCGGCAGAAGGCCTAATCTCAAGGAGGGCGACACCGTCCTTATCCACGCCGGGGGCTACGCTCTCGGAAAGGCCGTAATAGAGAGAGTCGAGAGCAAGACCGTCGGAGAGCTCACCGATGAAGACGCATTTCTTGACGGATTTTCCAGTAGGGAAGAGCTGATAAAAGCACTCAAAGGACACTATAAGTACGTAAACGATGAGTCACCCGCTCACGTTATAGTCTTCAGACTTGTCGAAAAGTTCGACAAACCCGTTATGAGTTCTGATTACGCTTACGAGGGCAACCTACCAGTTGAAATCGCGGAGAAGGCCCTCAAGTACCTAGACCTTCCAGAAGAGGACAAGAAACTGATAGAGCTGTTCCTGAAAACGGGAAGTCTGAGAAAAGCTGCCTACAGACTCGGCGGACTGAACAAGAGGTACCTGATCCGAGAAGCCCTGAGGAGAGCTTATGAAGAGCTGAAAAAGAGGGGCATCATGGGGCCGAAACTTTAA
- a CDS encoding TIGR02253 family HAD-type hydrolase — protein sequence MRAVFFDFVGTLITKAGENVTHLNIIKEVLKKTGRDDLNAEEVWRAYEEESSALFSELAGKEAVKIREVDTEALRRVAERYGFTVPEDFWEISIRMHEKYGQLFPDAVEAIKALKGMGLHVGIITDSDNDYITAHLKALGIYDLFDSITTSEEAGYFKPHPRPFQLALEKAGVEPDEALYVGDNPKKDCTGAKNVGMTSVLLDPSGEKRELWENCDFVVSSLSEVVEIVKGLRS from the coding sequence ATGAGGGCAGTTTTCTTTGACTTCGTTGGTACGCTCATAACGAAGGCAGGCGAAAACGTGACGCACCTCAATATAATCAAGGAAGTGTTGAAAAAAACCGGTAGGGATGACCTGAACGCTGAAGAAGTATGGAGAGCCTATGAGGAGGAGAGCTCTGCACTCTTCTCAGAACTTGCCGGGAAGGAAGCAGTGAAGATAAGGGAAGTTGACACAGAGGCTCTGAGAAGAGTTGCTGAGAGGTACGGCTTTACAGTACCAGAGGACTTCTGGGAGATAAGCATAAGGATGCACGAGAAGTACGGCCAGCTCTTCCCTGATGCAGTAGAGGCAATAAAGGCCCTGAAGGGCATGGGTCTGCACGTCGGCATAATCACTGATTCAGATAACGACTACATCACTGCTCATCTAAAGGCCCTCGGGATATACGACCTGTTCGACAGCATAACGACGAGCGAAGAAGCCGGCTACTTCAAGCCCCATCCGAGGCCCTTCCAGCTTGCCCTCGAAAAGGCGGGTGTTGAACCAGACGAGGCCCTCTACGTTGGCGACAATCCGAAGAAAGACTGTACGGGAGCAAAAAACGTCGGAATGACCAGTGTTCTCCTAGACCCAAGCGGAGAAAAGAGAGAGCTGTGGGAAAACTGCGACTTCGTCGTCTCGAGCCTCTCCGAAGTCGTTGAGATAGTAAAGGGGCTGAGGAGCTAG
- the pgsA gene encoding archaetidylinositol phosphate synthase codes for MLNKYRENVRGYLEAIVRPLAKAGVTPNTITFTGLLISLFGAYLFYLQCPRLAALVLLVGSAVDALDGTLARMTGKTSRFGAFLDSTFDRISDGAVLFGIALGNLADWRWTFLTFMGAYLVSYERCRAELAGSGTLAVGIAERAERLLILIAFSLVGDEYVKWGVYLVGLLAWITVFQRMWAAYQRLKE; via the coding sequence ATGCTCAACAAGTACAGGGAGAACGTCAGGGGCTACCTCGAGGCCATTGTAAGGCCCCTCGCAAAGGCTGGTGTCACACCGAACACGATAACGTTTACTGGGCTGTTGATAAGCCTTTTTGGTGCGTACCTTTTCTACCTCCAGTGCCCGAGGCTCGCTGCGCTCGTCCTCCTGGTTGGCTCTGCTGTGGATGCCCTTGATGGAACGCTGGCCAGGATGACGGGAAAGACGAGCAGATTTGGAGCGTTCTTGGATTCAACCTTCGACAGGATAAGCGACGGTGCAGTCCTCTTCGGTATAGCCCTTGGGAACCTCGCGGACTGGCGCTGGACGTTCCTGACTTTCATGGGTGCCTACCTCGTCAGCTACGAGCGCTGTCGGGCCGAGCTTGCTGGTTCTGGAACGCTAGCGGTTGGGATAGCCGAGAGAGCCGAGAGACTGTTGATCCTGATAGCGTTCTCATTGGTTGGGGATGAGTACGTAAAGTGGGGTGTTTACCTCGTCGGCTTACTTGCGTGGATAACGGTCTTCCAGAGGATGTGGGCGGCTTATCAGAGGCTCAAGGAGTGA
- a CDS encoding tRNA (cytidine(56)-2'-O)-methyltransferase: MIVVLRLGHRPERDKRITTHVALTARAFGADKIIIAAEEDEHVKESVEDVVRRWGGPFEIEFNPSWKKLLREWEGVVVHLTMYGIHIDNAVPLIKEELKSGKDILIVVGAEKVPREVYEIADYNVAVGNQPHSEVAALAVFLDRLLEGAGLRKEFQNAKLKIVPQERGKKVLQLE, encoded by the coding sequence ATGATAGTCGTGTTAAGGCTCGGCCACAGGCCGGAGAGGGACAAGAGGATAACAACTCACGTGGCCCTAACCGCGAGAGCCTTCGGAGCTGACAAAATCATAATAGCCGCGGAAGAGGATGAGCATGTCAAGGAGAGCGTGGAAGACGTCGTAAGAAGGTGGGGTGGTCCCTTTGAAATAGAGTTCAATCCTAGCTGGAAGAAACTCCTTCGGGAGTGGGAGGGTGTTGTTGTTCATCTCACCATGTATGGAATCCATATTGACAACGCCGTTCCACTCATAAAGGAGGAGTTGAAGTCTGGAAAAGACATTCTGATCGTTGTCGGTGCCGAAAAGGTGCCGAGGGAGGTCTACGAAATAGCGGATTACAACGTGGCAGTTGGCAACCAGCCCCACAGCGAGGTCGCTGCCCTGGCGGTGTTCCTCGACAGACTGCTCGAGGGTGCGGGCCTCAGGAAGGAGTTTCAAAACGCAAAGCTCAAGATAGTTCCTCAGGAGCGTGGCAAGAAAGTCCTCCAGCTCGAGTGA